Proteins from a genomic interval of Bacteroidales bacterium:
- a CDS encoding aminopeptidase P N-terminal domain-containing protein gives MRYKRIDPALFIRNRHKLRGMLPKNALAVIHSNDELLRSGDQFFPFRQNSDIFYLTGLDQEKCILTICPDHPNEKFREIVFTIKTDDQIATWAGHKYTRQEVREVSGIETVLWLEDFEITFRDLMASADVVYLNQNEYIKLTNEVPLRDLRFAQKIRDLFPAHRYERLAPPMTELRLVKEPQEIDLIQKACDLTGQAFLRVLRFVRPGVMEYEVEAEMTHEFIRNGSSGHAYQPIIGAGRNGLVLHYHDNDAECSDGDLLLMDFGAEYANYIADCTRTIPVNGKFTPRQRQCYEAVLRVMKTATAFFVPGNSPDYVNKETHKLMEKEMIGLGLFTQEQVDRQDPDKPLSFKFLMHGVSHPIGLDVHDVGSKYTPFKKGMVLTLEPGLYIPEEGIGIRIEDDILVDDVPLNLMAGIPREPEEIEALMKRL, from the coding sequence ATGCGTTATAAACGAATTGACCCCGCATTATTCATCCGAAACCGGCATAAGCTCAGGGGAATGTTGCCCAAAAACGCCCTGGCGGTCATTCATTCCAATGATGAACTGTTGCGTTCGGGGGATCAGTTTTTCCCGTTCCGGCAGAATTCCGACATTTTTTATCTCACCGGTCTTGACCAGGAGAAATGCATTCTGACCATTTGCCCTGACCATCCCAATGAAAAATTCAGGGAGATCGTGTTCACGATAAAAACGGATGACCAGATCGCCACATGGGCCGGACATAAATACACCCGTCAGGAGGTCAGGGAGGTTTCCGGCATAGAAACCGTTCTGTGGCTTGAGGATTTTGAGATCACATTCCGAGACCTGATGGCCTCGGCCGATGTTGTCTATCTAAACCAGAATGAATACATCAAACTGACCAATGAGGTTCCCCTGCGCGATCTGCGCTTCGCACAGAAGATCCGCGACTTGTTTCCCGCGCACCGGTATGAACGGCTCGCTCCCCCGATGACCGAATTGCGGCTGGTCAAAGAACCGCAAGAGATCGACCTGATCCAAAAGGCCTGTGACCTTACCGGCCAGGCCTTTCTCCGGGTTCTGCGGTTCGTCAGGCCAGGAGTGATGGAATATGAAGTGGAGGCGGAAATGACCCATGAATTTATCAGGAACGGGTCCAGCGGGCACGCCTATCAACCGATCATCGGAGCCGGACGCAATGGCCTCGTCCTGCATTATCACGATAACGATGCCGAATGCTCCGACGGCGACCTGCTGCTGATGGATTTCGGTGCCGAATACGCCAATTACATTGCCGATTGCACCCGCACCATCCCGGTGAACGGAAAATTCACCCCCCGGCAGCGGCAATGCTATGAAGCCGTACTGCGGGTGATGAAAACGGCCACTGCATTCTTTGTACCGGGTAACAGCCCTGATTATGTGAACAAGGAAACCCATAAGCTGATGGAAAAAGAGATGATCGGCCTGGGCCTGTTCACACAGGAACAGGTTGACCGGCAGGATCCTGACAAACCGCTGTCTTTCAAATTCCTGATGCACGGCGTATCCCATCCGATCGGGCTGGATGTGCACGATGTCGGAAGTAAATACACCCCCTTCAAAAAAGGAATGGTGCTCACCCTCGAACCCGGACTGTACATTCCGGAAGAAGGCATCGGCATCCGCATTGAAGACGACATCC
- a CDS encoding succinate dehydrogenase cytochrome b subunit: MIKQSSLTKKYIMAFAGIFLALFLLVHLGINLFILPIAENHQEVYENAVHFMTSNPLVRIFEVVLFATFLIHIVYGTILQIQNWRARPQRYRREGWAHTSFFSKFMIHTGIIIFIFLVIHFINFYFVKLGITSPPRGQAPVMGEEDFYPMAVNLFSNAPYAILYIVLLILLGFHLNHAFQSAFQSLGLNHSKYTPVIRWIGTLYSIIVPLGFICIPLYFLVF; this comes from the coding sequence ATGATCAAGCAGTCGTCACTTACAAAGAAATACATTATGGCCTTTGCGGGGATATTCCTTGCGCTTTTCCTGCTGGTGCATTTGGGCATTAATTTATTTATTCTGCCCATCGCCGAAAATCATCAGGAGGTCTACGAAAATGCCGTTCATTTTATGACCTCTAATCCCCTGGTGCGGATTTTTGAGGTCGTCTTGTTTGCCACCTTTCTTATCCACATTGTTTACGGAACGATCCTGCAGATCCAGAACTGGAGGGCCAGACCCCAGAGGTACAGAAGGGAAGGATGGGCTCACACCTCTTTTTTCTCAAAATTCATGATCCACACGGGCATCATCATTTTTATTTTCCTGGTGATCCATTTTATCAATTTTTACTTTGTCAAACTTGGGATCACTTCTCCTCCCCGGGGACAGGCGCCGGTAATGGGCGAGGAGGATTTCTATCCCATGGCGGTCAACCTGTTTTCTAATGCGCCTTATGCCATTCTTTACATTGTTCTGCTCATCCTGCTGGGATTTCATCTGAACCATGCGTTCCAGTCGGCCTTTCAGTCGCTGGGATTGAATCACAGCAAGTATACGCCCGTCATCCGGTGGATCGGGACGTTGTATTCCATCATTGTTCCACTGGGATTTATCTGTATTCCGCTTTATTTTCTTGTATTTTGA